The Orcinus orca chromosome 16, mOrcOrc1.1, whole genome shotgun sequence genome includes a window with the following:
- the UCKL1 gene encoding uridine-cytidine kinase-like 1 isoform X14, translating into MSSPQAYAGIRVSGCWALGAEGSSGGSSNAESLDRLLPPVGAGRSPRKRTTSQCKSEPPLLRTSKRTIYTAGRPPWYNEHGTQSKEAFAIGLGGGSASGKTTVARMIIEALDVPWVVLLSMDSFYKVLTRQQQEQAAHNNFNFDHPDAFDFDLIISTLKKLKQGKSVKVPIYDFTTHSRKKDWKTLYGANVIIFEGIMAFADKTLLELLDMKIFVDTDSDIRLVRRLRRDISERGRDIEGVIKQYNKFVKPAFDQYIQPTMRVADIVVPRGSGNTVAIDLIVQHVHSQLEERELSVRAALASAHQCHPLPRTLSVLKSTPQVRGMHTIIRDRETSRDEFIFYSKRLMRLLIEHALSFLPFQDCVVQTPQGQDYSGKCYAGKQITGVSILRAGETMEPALRAVCKDVRIGTILIQTNQLTGEPELHYLRLPKDISDDHVILMDCTVSTGAAAMMAVRVLLDHDVPEDKIFLLSLLMAEMGVHSVAYAFPRVRIITTAVDKRVNDLFRIIPGIGNFGDRYFGTDAVPDGSDEEEGGSVG; encoded by the exons ATGAGCAGCCCCCAGGCTTACGCTGGCATCAGGGTCTCGGGGTGCTGGGCCCTTGGAGCAGAAGGCAG cagcggcggcagcagcaacGCGGAGTCCTTGGACAGGCTTCTCCCACCTGTGGGCGCCGGGCGCTCGCCCCGGAAGCGCACCACCAGCCAGTGCAAGTCCGAGCCGCCCCTGCTGCGCACGAGCAAGCGCACCATCTACACGGCAGGGCGGCCGCCCTGGTACAACGAGCACGGCACCCAGTCCAAGGAGGCCTTCGCCATCG GCCTGGGGGGCGGCAGTGCTTCTGGGAAGACCACTGTGGCCAGAATGATCATCGAGGCCCTGGACGTGCCCTGGGTGGTCTTGCTGTCCATGGATTCCTTCTACAAG GTGCTCACCAGGCAGCAGCAGGAGCAGGCCGCCCACAACAACTTCAACTTCGACCACCCCGATGCCTTTGATTTCGACCTCATCATCTCCACCCTCAAGAAGCTGAAGCAAGGCAAGAGCGTCAAGGTGCCCATCTACGACTTCACCACCCACAGCCGGAAGAAGGACTGG AAGACGCTCTACGGTGCAAACGTCATCATTTTCGAGGGCATCATGGCCTTTGCTGACAAGACACTGCTGGAG CTCCTGGACATGAAAATCTTCGTGGACACGGACTCTGACATCCGCCTCGTGCGGCGGCTGCGCCGTGACATTAGCGAGCGGGGCCGGGACATCGAGGGTGTCATCAAGCAGTACAACAAGTTTGTGAAGCCCGCCTTCGATCAGTACATCCAGCCCACCATGCGCGTGGCGGACATTGTGGTGCcccggg GGAGTGGGAACACAGTGGCCATCGATCTGATCGTGCAGCACGTGCACAGCCAGCTAGAAGAG CGTGAGCTCAGTGTCAG GGCCGCGCTGGCCTCAGCGCACCAGTGCCACCCCCTGCCCCGGACGCTGAGCGTCCTCAAGAGCACGCCGCAGGTGCGGGGCATGCACACCATCATCAG GGACCGGGAGACCAGCCGCGACGAGTTCATCTTCTACTCTAAGAGGCTGATGCGGCTGCTCATCGAGCACGCGctctccttcctgcccttccag GACTGCGTCGTGCAGACCCCGCAGGGCCAGGACTACTCGGGCAAGTGCTACGCGGGGAAGCAG ATCACAGGCGTGTCCATCCTGCGGGCCGGCGAGACCATGGAGCCTGCGCTGCGGGCCGTGTGCAAGGACGTGCGCATCGGCACCATCCTCATCCAGACCAACCAGCTCACCGGGGAGCCCGAG CTCCATTACCTGCGGCTCCCCAAGGACATCAGTGACGACCACGTGATCCTGATGGACTGCACAGTGTCCACTGGCGCGGCGGCCATGATGGCGGTGCGGGTGCTGCTG GACCACGACGTGCCCGAGGACAAGATCTTCCTGCTGTCGCTGCTCATGGCGGAGATGGGCGTCCACTCGGTGGCCTATGCTTTCCCGCGCGTGAGAATCATCACCACGGCGGTGGACAAGCGCGTCAATGACCTCTTCCGCATCATCCCCGGCATAG GGAACTTCGGCGACCGCTACTTCGGGACTGACGCCGTCCCCGATGGCAGCGATGAGGAGGAAGGGGGCTCCGTGGGGTag
- the UCKL1 gene encoding uridine-cytidine kinase-like 1 isoform X11 — MASASPSGGSSNAESLDRLLPPVGAGRSPRKRTTSQCKSEPPLLRTSKRTIYTAGRPPWYNEHGTQSKEAFAIGLGGGSASGKTTVARMIIEALDVPWVVLLSMDSFYKVLTRQQQEQAAHNNFNFDHPDAFDFDLIISTLKKLKQGKSVKVPIYDFTTHSRKKDWKTLYGANVIIFEGIMAFADKTLLELLDMKIFVDTDSDIRLVRRLRRDISERGRDIEGVIKQYNKFVKPAFDQYIQPTMRVADIVVPRGSGNTVAIDLIVQHVHSQLEERKLRWDLAALASAHQCHPLPRTLSVLKSTPQVRGMHTIIRDRETSRDEFIFYSKRLMRLLIEHALSFLPFQDCVVQTPQGQDYSGKCYAGKQITGVSILRAGETMEPALRAVCKDVRIGTILIQTNQLTGEPELHYLRLPKDISDDHVILMDCTVSTGAAAMMAVRVLLDHDVPEDKIFLLSLLMAEMGVHSVAYAFPRVRIITTAVDKRVNDLFRIIPGIGNFGDRYFGTDAVPDGSDEEEGGSVG; from the exons ATGGCGTCTGCGTCTCCCAG cggcggcagcagcaacGCGGAGTCCTTGGACAGGCTTCTCCCACCTGTGGGCGCCGGGCGCTCGCCCCGGAAGCGCACCACCAGCCAGTGCAAGTCCGAGCCGCCCCTGCTGCGCACGAGCAAGCGCACCATCTACACGGCAGGGCGGCCGCCCTGGTACAACGAGCACGGCACCCAGTCCAAGGAGGCCTTCGCCATCG GCCTGGGGGGCGGCAGTGCTTCTGGGAAGACCACTGTGGCCAGAATGATCATCGAGGCCCTGGACGTGCCCTGGGTGGTCTTGCTGTCCATGGATTCCTTCTACAAG GTGCTCACCAGGCAGCAGCAGGAGCAGGCCGCCCACAACAACTTCAACTTCGACCACCCCGATGCCTTTGATTTCGACCTCATCATCTCCACCCTCAAGAAGCTGAAGCAAGGCAAGAGCGTCAAGGTGCCCATCTACGACTTCACCACCCACAGCCGGAAGAAGGACTGG AAGACGCTCTACGGTGCAAACGTCATCATTTTCGAGGGCATCATGGCCTTTGCTGACAAGACACTGCTGGAG CTCCTGGACATGAAAATCTTCGTGGACACGGACTCTGACATCCGCCTCGTGCGGCGGCTGCGCCGTGACATTAGCGAGCGGGGCCGGGACATCGAGGGTGTCATCAAGCAGTACAACAAGTTTGTGAAGCCCGCCTTCGATCAGTACATCCAGCCCACCATGCGCGTGGCGGACATTGTGGTGCcccggg GGAGTGGGAACACAGTGGCCATCGATCTGATCGTGCAGCACGTGCACAGCCAGCTAGAAGAG AGGAAGCTGCGCTGGGATCT GGCCGCGCTGGCCTCAGCGCACCAGTGCCACCCCCTGCCCCGGACGCTGAGCGTCCTCAAGAGCACGCCGCAGGTGCGGGGCATGCACACCATCATCAG GGACCGGGAGACCAGCCGCGACGAGTTCATCTTCTACTCTAAGAGGCTGATGCGGCTGCTCATCGAGCACGCGctctccttcctgcccttccag GACTGCGTCGTGCAGACCCCGCAGGGCCAGGACTACTCGGGCAAGTGCTACGCGGGGAAGCAG ATCACAGGCGTGTCCATCCTGCGGGCCGGCGAGACCATGGAGCCTGCGCTGCGGGCCGTGTGCAAGGACGTGCGCATCGGCACCATCCTCATCCAGACCAACCAGCTCACCGGGGAGCCCGAG CTCCATTACCTGCGGCTCCCCAAGGACATCAGTGACGACCACGTGATCCTGATGGACTGCACAGTGTCCACTGGCGCGGCGGCCATGATGGCGGTGCGGGTGCTGCTG GACCACGACGTGCCCGAGGACAAGATCTTCCTGCTGTCGCTGCTCATGGCGGAGATGGGCGTCCACTCGGTGGCCTATGCTTTCCCGCGCGTGAGAATCATCACCACGGCGGTGGACAAGCGCGTCAATGACCTCTTCCGCATCATCCCCGGCATAG GGAACTTCGGCGACCGCTACTTCGGGACTGACGCCGTCCCCGATGGCAGCGATGAGGAGGAAGGGGGCTCCGTGGGGTag
- the UCKL1 gene encoding uridine-cytidine kinase-like 1 isoform X10: MASASPSSGGSSNAESLDRLLPPVGAGRSPRKRTTSQCKSEPPLLRTSKRTIYTAGRPPWYNEHGTQSKEAFAIGLGGGSASGKTTVARMIIEALDVPWVVLLSMDSFYKVLTRQQQEQAAHNNFNFDHPDAFDFDLIISTLKKLKQGKSVKVPIYDFTTHSRKKDWKTLYGANVIIFEGIMAFADKTLLELLDMKIFVDTDSDIRLVRRLRRDISERGRDIEGVIKQYNKFVKPAFDQYIQPTMRVADIVVPRGSGNTVAIDLIVQHVHSQLEERKLRWDLAALASAHQCHPLPRTLSVLKSTPQVRGMHTIIRDRETSRDEFIFYSKRLMRLLIEHALSFLPFQDCVVQTPQGQDYSGKCYAGKQITGVSILRAGETMEPALRAVCKDVRIGTILIQTNQLTGEPELHYLRLPKDISDDHVILMDCTVSTGAAAMMAVRVLLDHDVPEDKIFLLSLLMAEMGVHSVAYAFPRVRIITTAVDKRVNDLFRIIPGIGNFGDRYFGTDAVPDGSDEEEGGSVG, from the exons ATGGCGTCTGCGTCTCCCAG cagcggcggcagcagcaacGCGGAGTCCTTGGACAGGCTTCTCCCACCTGTGGGCGCCGGGCGCTCGCCCCGGAAGCGCACCACCAGCCAGTGCAAGTCCGAGCCGCCCCTGCTGCGCACGAGCAAGCGCACCATCTACACGGCAGGGCGGCCGCCCTGGTACAACGAGCACGGCACCCAGTCCAAGGAGGCCTTCGCCATCG GCCTGGGGGGCGGCAGTGCTTCTGGGAAGACCACTGTGGCCAGAATGATCATCGAGGCCCTGGACGTGCCCTGGGTGGTCTTGCTGTCCATGGATTCCTTCTACAAG GTGCTCACCAGGCAGCAGCAGGAGCAGGCCGCCCACAACAACTTCAACTTCGACCACCCCGATGCCTTTGATTTCGACCTCATCATCTCCACCCTCAAGAAGCTGAAGCAAGGCAAGAGCGTCAAGGTGCCCATCTACGACTTCACCACCCACAGCCGGAAGAAGGACTGG AAGACGCTCTACGGTGCAAACGTCATCATTTTCGAGGGCATCATGGCCTTTGCTGACAAGACACTGCTGGAG CTCCTGGACATGAAAATCTTCGTGGACACGGACTCTGACATCCGCCTCGTGCGGCGGCTGCGCCGTGACATTAGCGAGCGGGGCCGGGACATCGAGGGTGTCATCAAGCAGTACAACAAGTTTGTGAAGCCCGCCTTCGATCAGTACATCCAGCCCACCATGCGCGTGGCGGACATTGTGGTGCcccggg GGAGTGGGAACACAGTGGCCATCGATCTGATCGTGCAGCACGTGCACAGCCAGCTAGAAGAG AGGAAGCTGCGCTGGGATCT GGCCGCGCTGGCCTCAGCGCACCAGTGCCACCCCCTGCCCCGGACGCTGAGCGTCCTCAAGAGCACGCCGCAGGTGCGGGGCATGCACACCATCATCAG GGACCGGGAGACCAGCCGCGACGAGTTCATCTTCTACTCTAAGAGGCTGATGCGGCTGCTCATCGAGCACGCGctctccttcctgcccttccag GACTGCGTCGTGCAGACCCCGCAGGGCCAGGACTACTCGGGCAAGTGCTACGCGGGGAAGCAG ATCACAGGCGTGTCCATCCTGCGGGCCGGCGAGACCATGGAGCCTGCGCTGCGGGCCGTGTGCAAGGACGTGCGCATCGGCACCATCCTCATCCAGACCAACCAGCTCACCGGGGAGCCCGAG CTCCATTACCTGCGGCTCCCCAAGGACATCAGTGACGACCACGTGATCCTGATGGACTGCACAGTGTCCACTGGCGCGGCGGCCATGATGGCGGTGCGGGTGCTGCTG GACCACGACGTGCCCGAGGACAAGATCTTCCTGCTGTCGCTGCTCATGGCGGAGATGGGCGTCCACTCGGTGGCCTATGCTTTCCCGCGCGTGAGAATCATCACCACGGCGGTGGACAAGCGCGTCAATGACCTCTTCCGCATCATCCCCGGCATAG GGAACTTCGGCGACCGCTACTTCGGGACTGACGCCGTCCCCGATGGCAGCGATGAGGAGGAAGGGGGCTCCGTGGGGTag